The Staphylococcus haemolyticus region TTAACAGACTTGAAATAACCTAGAATTGCAACAATTTTAAAAAAACAAAGACATGTATTATTTCTAACTCATATTTTATGTTCGATCATATATTAAATTGAGATGTAATAAATTAAGGTTGTATGGTTAGGTGGAGGTTTACGAATGTTTAAAGACTTTTTTAATCGTAGTAGTAAAAAACGAAAATATTTAACAGTTCAAGATTCGAAACAAAATGAAGTACCAGCAGGTATTATGACTAAATGTCCAAAATGCAAAAAAATAATGTATACAAAAGAATTAAATGAGAATTTAAATGTATGTTTTAACTGTGATCACCATATTGCATTACCTGCATATAAGAGAATTGAAGCAATCACTGATGAAAATAGTTTCGTTGAATTTGATAAGGGAATGACATCAGCAAACCCTTTAGACTTTCCTGGTTATCAAGAAAAAATTGAAAAAGACCAACAAAAAACTGATTTAAGCGAAGCGGTTGTAACCGGTACTGCCAAACTAGATGGTGTTCAATTTGGTGTAGCTGTTATGGATGCTAGATTTAGAATGGGAAGTATGGGTTCAGTTGTTGGTGAGAAAATATGTCGAATTATTGATTATGCAACAGAACATAGACTACCATTCATATTATTTTCTGCAAGTGGTGGTGCTAGGATGCAAGAGGGTATTATTTCATTGATGCAAATGGGTAAAACCAGTGTTTCACTGAAACGTCACTCAGATGCCGGACTACTTTATATTTCTTATCTTACGCATCCAACAACTGGTGGTGTTTCTGCTAGTTTTGCTTCTGTTGGGGATATCAATTTAAGTGAACCTAAAGCCTTAATTGGATTTGCTGGTCGACGTGTTATTGAGCAAACTATTAATGAGAAACTTCCAGATGATTTCCAAACTGCAGAATTTCTTCTTGAGCATGGTCAACTTGATAAAGTTGTTCACCGTAAAGAGATGAAAGAAACACTTGCTCAATTATTAAAATTGCACCAAGAGGTGAAAAAAGATGCTTGATTTTGAAAAACCACTTTTTGAAATAAAAAATAAAATTGAATCTCTTAAGCAATCTCAAGAAAAAAATGATGTAGATTTACAAGATGAAATTGATTTACTTGAAGCATCACTTGAAAGAGAAACCAAAAAAATATATACCAATCTTAAGCCTTGGGATAGAGTGCAAATTGCACGTCTTCAAGAACGACCTACGACATTAGACTATATTCCATATATCTTCGATTCATTTATTGAATTACATGGAGATCGTAATTTTAGAGATGACCCTGCAATGATTGGTGGAATTGGGTATTTAAACGGTACCCCTGTTACAGTTATAGGCCAACAAAGAGGTAAAGATACTAAGGATAATATATATCGAAACTTTGGTATGGCGCATCCTGAAGGTTATCGTAAAGCGTTAAGATTAATGAAACAAGCCGAGAAATTTAATAGACCTATTTTTACTTTCATTGATACTAAAGGTGCTTATCCAGGTAAAGCTGCCGAAGAACGTGGACAAAGTGAATCTATTGCTAGAAACTTAGTTGAGATGGCATCTCTAAAAGTGCCAGTGATAGCTATCGTTATCGGTGAAGGTGGTAGTGGTGGTGCACTAGGAATTGGTATAGCCAATCGAATTATGATGCTTGAAAACAGTACTTATTCTGTTATTTCTCCAGAGGGAGCAGCGGCACTGTTATGGAAAGATAGCTCATTAGCAAAAATGGCTGCCGAAACTATGAAAATTACTGCAAAAGATTTACATCATTTAAACGTTATTGATAGTGTGATTGACGAACCTTTAGGTGGAGCACACAATAATATAGAACAACAAGCTATTGATATTAAGCAAGCATTCGTAGATCAATTAGAACAACTTCAACAACAAAGTGCAGATGAATTAGTTGAAGATAGATTTAATAAGTTTAGAAATATCGGTGCTTTTATTGAAAAATAGCTTGAATGTGACACATACAAATTAATATTTAAAACTACTTTGAAAAACACAGTTGCAAATTAAGTTGTGAAGGAACCTTTATTGTATTTTTCTAGCTGTAGTTTTCCTTATAGGGGTGAAACAATTGATTCTTGTTGAATATTGTTCACCCTTTTTTTATTTCGAAAAGAAATATTGATTATAAAACGTTTACATGATTTTTGTGCACCTATATTGATGGAACACTAAAAAAAATTGTGGTAATTTATTATTAAAGAGAAATC contains the following coding sequences:
- the accD gene encoding acetyl-CoA carboxylase, carboxyltransferase subunit beta, coding for MFKDFFNRSSKKRKYLTVQDSKQNEVPAGIMTKCPKCKKIMYTKELNENLNVCFNCDHHIALPAYKRIEAITDENSFVEFDKGMTSANPLDFPGYQEKIEKDQQKTDLSEAVVTGTAKLDGVQFGVAVMDARFRMGSMGSVVGEKICRIIDYATEHRLPFILFSASGGARMQEGIISLMQMGKTSVSLKRHSDAGLLYISYLTHPTTGGVSASFASVGDINLSEPKALIGFAGRRVIEQTINEKLPDDFQTAEFLLEHGQLDKVVHRKEMKETLAQLLKLHQEVKKDA
- a CDS encoding acetyl-CoA carboxylase carboxyltransferase subunit alpha yields the protein MLDFEKPLFEIKNKIESLKQSQEKNDVDLQDEIDLLEASLERETKKIYTNLKPWDRVQIARLQERPTTLDYIPYIFDSFIELHGDRNFRDDPAMIGGIGYLNGTPVTVIGQQRGKDTKDNIYRNFGMAHPEGYRKALRLMKQAEKFNRPIFTFIDTKGAYPGKAAEERGQSESIARNLVEMASLKVPVIAIVIGEGGSGGALGIGIANRIMMLENSTYSVISPEGAAALLWKDSSLAKMAAETMKITAKDLHHLNVIDSVIDEPLGGAHNNIEQQAIDIKQAFVDQLEQLQQQSADELVEDRFNKFRNIGAFIEK